A region of the Streptococcus oralis Uo5 genome:
GGACCAAGCAGGCTTGTCACCAAGTGTGCGTGGGGAAGCACTAAGCTTAGAAGAATTTGCTAGCCTTTCAGATGCGCTTAAAGGACAAGGACTCTAAGATGCGGGGACAAATCATTAAAGCCTTGGCGGGCTTCTACTATGTGGAGAGTGACGGTCAGGTTTATCAAACACGCGCGCGTGGGAATTTCCGTAAAAAAGGTCATACACCCTATGTTGGGGATTGGGTAGATTTTTCTGCGGAGGAATATTCTGAAGGTTATATTCTCAAGATTCACGAACGGAAAAACAGTCTGGTTCGTCCGCCTATTGTCAATATTGACCAAGCTGTGGTAATCATGTCGGCTAAGGAGCCTGATTTTAATAGCAATTTGCTGGATCGCTTCTTGGTACTCTTAGAACATAAGGGCATCCATCCTGTCGTCTATATTTCTAAAATGGACTTGCTAGAAGATAGGGAAGAATTAAGTTTTTACCAGCAGACCTATGGTGACATTGGCTATGACTTTGTGACCAGCAAGGAAGAACTCCTACCCTTGTTAACAGGCAAGACTACAGTCTTTATGGGGCAGACAGGCGTTGGAAAATCAACCCTTCTCAATAAAATCGCACCAGACCTCAATCTCGAGACAGGAGAAATCTCAGATAGTCTAGGTCGTGGTCGCCATACCACTCGAGCTGTTAGTTTTTACAATCTCAATGGGGGTAAAATCGCGGACACACCAGGCTTTTCATCACTGGATTATGAAGTGTCAACGGCTGAAGACCTCAATCAGGCCTTTCCAGAGATTGCCAGTGTCAGTCGAGACTGTAAATTCCGTACTTGTACCCATACCCATGAACCAGCTTGTGCGGTCAAGCCAGCTGTCGAAAAGGGTGCCATTGCGACCTTCCGTTTTGACAACTACTTGCAATTCCTCAGTGAAATTGAAAATCGCAGAGAAACCTATAAAAAAGTCAGCAAAAAAATTCCAAAATAAGGAGAAACCTATGTCTCAATACAAGATTGCTCCGTCAATTCTGGCAGCAGATTATGCCAACTTTGAACGTGAAATCAAACGCCTAGAAGCAACTGGGGCAGAATATGCCCATATCGATATCATGGATGGTCACTTTGTACCACAAATCAGTTTTGGTGCAGGTGTGGTTGAAGCTCTTCGTCCCCATAGCAAGATGGTCTTTGACTGCCACTTGATGGTAGCTAATCCAGAGAATCATTTAGAGGACTTTGCGCGTGCAGGTGCAGATATCATCAGCATTCATGTCGAAGCAACACCTCATATCCATGGCGCTCTCCAAAAGATTCGTTCACTAGGCGTCAAACCATCGATCGTTATCAATCCTGGTACACCTGTTGAGGCTATCAAATATGTACTTCACCTAGTTGACCAAGTTTTGGTGATGACGGTGAACCCTGGCTTCGGCGGGCAAGCTTTTCTCCCTGAAACCATGGATAAGATTCGTGAGTTGGTTGCCCTTCGTGAGGAAAAAGGCTTGAACTTTGAGATTGAAGTGGATGGTGGGATTGATGACCAAACCATTGCTCAAGCCAAAGAAGCTGGTGCTACAGTTTTTGTAGCGGGATCTTATGTCTTTAAGGGAGATGTCAATGAACGAGTGCAAACGCTCAGAAAACAACTGCACTAGGGTTGCCGTTTTTGCAGGTGGAGACCGTGGTCATTATCGAACGGATTTTGATTGCTTTGTCGGTGTAGATCGAGGCTCGCTCTGGGTCTTGGAAGAAGACCTTCCTCTGGCTCTAGCAGTTGGAGATTTTGATTCTGTCACTGCAGAAGAGCGACAGGTGATTCAAAAAAGTGCCCAGCATTTTGTTCAAGCCCAGCCAGAAAAGGATGATACGGATCTGGAATTGGCTCTCTTAACCGTCTTTGAGCAAAATCCTCAGGCTCAAGTTACTATTTTCGGTGCTTTGGGTGGCCGTATTGACCATATGTTGGCCAATGTTTTTCTACCTAGCAATCCCAAGTTAGCACCCTATATGCGCCAGATAGCGATTGAGGATGGGCAAAATGTGATTTCCTATTGTCCAGAAGGGACCAGTCAGCTAGAACCCCGCTCGGACTATGACTATCTAGCCTTTATGCCAGTTCGGGATAGCCAGCTGACCATTCTTGGTGCCAAGTATGAGTTGACAGAGGAGAATTTTTTCTTTAAAAAAGTATACGCTTCTAACGAATATATAGATAGGGAAGTTTCGGTGACTTGCCCAGATGGCTATGTCGTCGTGTTGCATAGCAAGGACAGGAGGTAGGATGGAGACTGTATTATTACTATTATTAATTGCCAATCTAGCTGGACTCCTTCTCATTTGGCAAAGGCAGGATAAGCAGGAGAAACACCTAAGCAAGAGTTTGGAGGATCAGGCAGATGATCTTTCAGATCAACTGGATTATCGCTTTGAACAAGCCAGGCAAACCAATCAGCTAGATCAAAAAGATTTGGAAGTGGCTGTCAGCGACCGTTTGCAAGAAGTGCGAATGGAGTTGCACCAAGGCCTGACTCAAGTCCGTCAAGAAATGACAGATAATCTTTTGCAAACTAGGGACAAGACCGACCAACGCCTTCAAGCTTTGCAGGAATCAAATGAGCAACGCTTGGAGCAAATGCGCCAGACAGTCGAGGAAAAGTTGGAAAAGACCTTGCAGACGCGCTTGCAGGCTTCCTTCGAGACAGTCTCCAAGCAACTAGAGTCTGTCAATCGTGGTCTTGGAGAAATGCAGACGGTTGCTCGTGATGTCGGTGCCCTCAACAAGGTTCTCTCTGGAACCAAGACGCGAGGAATTCTGGGCGAATTGCAACTGGGGCAGATCATCGAAGACATCATGACACCAGCCCAGTACGAACGAGAATTTGCAACGGTTGAAAACTCCAGTGAACGTGTGGAATACGCCATCAAGTTGCCTGGCCAAGGCGACCAGGAATACGTCTATCTACCGATTGACTCCAAGTTTCCACTGGCAGATTATTACCGATTAGAAGAAGCCTATGAAGCCGGTGATAAGGACGAGATTGAACGCTGTCGTAAATCTCTCTTGACAAGCGTTAAGCGTTTCGCCAAGGATATCAAGAGCAAGTACATAGCGCCGCCTCGAACAACCAATTTTGGAGTCTTGTTTGTTCCGACAGAAGGTCTTTATTCAGAGATCGTTCGCAATCCGGTCTTCTTTGATGGTTTGAGACGGGAAGAGCAGATTATTGTCGCAGGTCCAAGTACCCTATCAGCCCTGCTTAACTCTCTATCAGTTGGCTTCAAAACTCTCAATATCCAAAAGAGTGCTGACCATATCAGCAAGACCTTAGCTAGTGTCAAGACCGAGTTTGGCAAGTTCGGAGGCATTCTGGTCAAGGCACAAAAACATCTTCAACATGCCTCTGGCAATATTGATGAATTATTAAACCGTCGCACTACAGCTATCGAGCGGACGCTCCGTCACATTGAGTTATCAGAAGGTGAGCCTGCGCTTGAT
Encoded here:
- the rsgA gene encoding ribosome small subunit-dependent GTPase A, which encodes MRGQIIKALAGFYYVESDGQVYQTRARGNFRKKGHTPYVGDWVDFSAEEYSEGYILKIHERKNSLVRPPIVNIDQAVVIMSAKEPDFNSNLLDRFLVLLEHKGIHPVVYISKMDLLEDREELSFYQQTYGDIGYDFVTSKEELLPLLTGKTTVFMGQTGVGKSTLLNKIAPDLNLETGEISDSLGRGRHTTRAVSFYNLNGGKIADTPGFSSLDYEVSTAEDLNQAFPEIASVSRDCKFRTCTHTHEPACAVKPAVEKGAIATFRFDNYLQFLSEIENRRETYKKVSKKIPK
- the rpe gene encoding ribulose-phosphate 3-epimerase yields the protein MSQYKIAPSILAADYANFEREIKRLEATGAEYAHIDIMDGHFVPQISFGAGVVEALRPHSKMVFDCHLMVANPENHLEDFARAGADIISIHVEATPHIHGALQKIRSLGVKPSIVINPGTPVEAIKYVLHLVDQVLVMTVNPGFGGQAFLPETMDKIRELVALREEKGLNFEIEVDGGIDDQTIAQAKEAGATVFVAGSYVFKGDVNERVQTLRKQLH
- a CDS encoding thiamine diphosphokinase, which gives rise to MNECKRSENNCTRVAVFAGGDRGHYRTDFDCFVGVDRGSLWVLEEDLPLALAVGDFDSVTAEERQVIQKSAQHFVQAQPEKDDTDLELALLTVFEQNPQAQVTIFGALGGRIDHMLANVFLPSNPKLAPYMRQIAIEDGQNVISYCPEGTSQLEPRSDYDYLAFMPVRDSQLTILGAKYELTEENFFFKKVYASNEYIDREVSVTCPDGYVVVLHSKDRR
- the rmuC gene encoding DNA recombination protein RmuC: METVLLLLLIANLAGLLLIWQRQDKQEKHLSKSLEDQADDLSDQLDYRFEQARQTNQLDQKDLEVAVSDRLQEVRMELHQGLTQVRQEMTDNLLQTRDKTDQRLQALQESNEQRLEQMRQTVEEKLEKTLQTRLQASFETVSKQLESVNRGLGEMQTVARDVGALNKVLSGTKTRGILGELQLGQIIEDIMTPAQYEREFATVENSSERVEYAIKLPGQGDQEYVYLPIDSKFPLADYYRLEEAYEAGDKDEIERCRKSLLTSVKRFAKDIKSKYIAPPRTTNFGVLFVPTEGLYSEIVRNPVFFDGLRREEQIIVAGPSTLSALLNSLSVGFKTLNIQKSADHISKTLASVKTEFGKFGGILVKAQKHLQHASGNIDELLNRRTTAIERTLRHIELSEGEPALDLLHFQEDEEEYED